The following DNA comes from Candidatus Methanomethylophilaceae archaeon.
AGGGATCTGTGAGGCTTTCCTGATAGCCGTCCATCCCCGTGGAAAATACTACCTCTCCGACTGCTTCCGTCTCGGATCCGAACAGATCGCCCTCATAGGCGGTCCCATCTTCGAGAACCAAATATCCGCGTGCCATTGAGGTTAAATCAGATTCTGATACCGTATATAACCCCTATGATTTGGCCATGACAAGCCAATCAGAAGGTTGTCTGAAAACCGACAAACCCCATTTTTTCATACTGTTAATGCGCTTTCGCGCCCAATCCAAGAATCAGCTCGGAATCGCAAAGAATAATAATCATGAGCGTCCAGAAGGCATCCATGCGCGTTCTGAGCGAGGACAAGCCGGCCGGAGACATCAGACTTCTGGTCGAGACTGACGAGGACCTTTGGCATCTGTACAACATAGTGGAGGTGGGAGACCTCGTCACGGCTTCGACGACCAGACGCGAGGAAAAATCTGCGGACAAAATCCGCGCCGAAAGGGCCGAGAAGAAAAGGATGACGTTGGGGATCCGCATCGAAAAGATAGAATTCTCGGAGGACGACCTCCGCCTGAAGCTGCTTGGGACCATAGAATCGGGCCCCCAGGACATAGGCCAGCATCACACTCTGATCTTCGAGAACGGCGATTCCCTGACGATTTCCAAAAGGAAATGGAAGGATACCCAGCGCGAAAGGATCGCCAGGGCAGTCTCGGACTCTAAAAAACCGCGCATAGCGTTCGTATCTCTGGATCAGGACGAGGCGACCATAGCTGTCCTGAGGCAATTCGGGCTCAAGGAGATCGCGACCGTGCGCTCCGGCAGATCTGGGAAGCAATACGCCGAAAAACCGCAGGCTGACGGCTATCACGCAGAGATTTCAAGCAAACTCAAAGCCATCGGCGAGCCTAACATGCCGCTGGTACTCCTCGGCCCCGGGTTCGAGAAAGAGACTCTGGCGGAAGACCTCAAAGGAGAGGGTATTTTCGACAGTATTTACGTCTACCATACCGGACAATGCGGCATGGCCGGGATAAACGAGCTCATGAAAGCCGGGATGGGCGCCGACGTTCTGAGGGAATCCTCGGTCGGAACCGAGCTGGAAGCCGTGGAATCCCTCATGGCGGCCATCGGAAAGGGCGGAAATGCCACTTACGGAACCTCACAGGTAGAAACCGCCGCCATAGCCGGGGCAGTGGATAGGCTTCTCATACTGGACAGCAAGCTCAGGGAGGAGGATCTTGACGAAATCGTCCGCGCCGTGGAGTCCCAAAAGGGTGAAGTAATCGTGGTTTCGAGCCAGCATGACGGCGGAAAGCAGCTCGCGGCCCTCGGAGGCATGGCGGCTATGCTCAGATACAAGATGGAATGAGCGGCTTCTATTACCAACAATTAATTTACTGCATCCGCATACGGCATTCAATCCTATACGCCGCACGATAGCGGAGTACCCTGGGGGCCATCCATGAAAAGCAAAAATGAAGTCATGTCCCGTTTCGACAGGGACGTCTGCATCTGCGATACGACGATCAGAGATTCAGAGAACGCTTCGGGCGTAGTCCTTTCGATGACGGAGAAATACAAATTGGCGAAGCTGATCGACAAGACCTGCGTCTCTCAGATAGACGTCGGGATGCCGTCAATAGGCATCGAGGAGAAGAAGACCGTGAAGCGCATCGCGCGCATGGGCCTCGAAGCCTCCGTCATGGCATCCAACAGGGCAGAGATATCGGACATCAACGACAGCCTGTCATGCGATGTGGACTCCGTTTCCATCGCCCTCCCCGTGTCGGAGATCCTTTAC
Coding sequences within:
- a CDS encoding mRNA surveillance protein pelota — protein: MRVLSEDKPAGDIRLLVETDEDLWHLYNIVEVGDLVTASTTRREEKSADKIRAERAEKKRMTLGIRIEKIEFSEDDLRLKLLGTIESGPQDIGQHHTLIFENGDSLTISKRKWKDTQRERIARAVSDSKKPRIAFVSLDQDEATIAVLRQFGLKEIATVRSGRSGKQYAEKPQADGYHAEISSKLKAIGEPNMPLVLLGPGFEKETLAEDLKGEGIFDSIYVYHTGQCGMAGINELMKAGMGADVLRESSVGTELEAVESLMAAIGKGGNATYGTSQVETAAIAGAVDRLLILDSKLREEDLDEIVRAVESQKGEVIVVSSQHDGGKQLAALGGMAAMLRYKME